In one Bacillus sp. PK3_68 genomic region, the following are encoded:
- a CDS encoding YdiK family protein, giving the protein MKQSPLTTGIFYLILGAFFTYLAIQDVNTGGFGFFTYLLILLATMDIGSGIRLLFMYWRLKSNEKK; this is encoded by the coding sequence ATGAAACAATCACCGTTAACGACCGGGATTTTTTATCTTATTCTCGGCGCGTTCTTTACTTATTTAGCCATTCAAGATGTCAACACGGGGGGCTTTGGCTTTTTCACTTACTTGCTCATCTTGCTGGCAACGATGGATATTGGTTCCGGCATTCGCCTGCTCTTTATGTATTGGCGCTTGAAAAGCAACGAAAAAAAATAA
- a CDS encoding CPBP family intramembrane glutamic endopeptidase produces the protein MKKTYGYILIAYILMQLLGLVAPLLLFKAGLALGGDPQTLKNLIPGYWLVFSFMVTLIIVLLLLRKDTRNSRLERMTPLPVGPSIFWAVAGIFLALFGQRIAVAIETALGINMGSENTETIIHIIELVPLMMVATAIFGPILEEIVFRKIIFGSLYEKFPFWLSALISSVIFALAHAEPEHVILYSSMGFTFAFLYVKTKRLLVPIFAHVAMNSLVIVVQYFYADELERMMKETEKIQSFITWLF, from the coding sequence TTGAAGAAGACGTATGGTTATATTTTAATCGCTTATATTTTAATGCAGCTGTTGGGGCTGGTTGCTCCTCTGCTTTTATTTAAAGCAGGGCTTGCCCTCGGAGGTGATCCGCAAACGCTGAAAAATCTTATTCCCGGCTATTGGCTGGTGTTCAGCTTCATGGTCACCCTGATTATTGTATTGCTTCTCCTTCGGAAAGATACCAGAAACAGCCGTCTTGAACGGATGACTCCACTGCCGGTGGGACCTTCCATCTTTTGGGCAGTGGCGGGCATCTTTCTCGCCTTGTTTGGCCAGCGAATTGCCGTCGCTATCGAAACGGCTTTAGGAATTAACATGGGGTCCGAAAACACAGAAACAATTATTCATATTATTGAGCTTGTCCCATTGATGATGGTTGCCACTGCCATTTTCGGTCCGATTTTAGAGGAAATCGTTTTTAGAAAGATTATTTTTGGAAGCTTGTATGAGAAGTTTCCTTTCTGGCTATCCGCTTTGATCAGCTCCGTTATTTTTGCCCTTGCTCATGCTGAACCTGAACATGTCATTCTGTACTCATCGATGGGATTCACGTTTGCTTTTCTATATGTAAAAACAAAAAGACTGCTTGTTCCTATATTCGCCCATGTGGCTATGAATTCCTTGGTCATTGTCGTGCAATATTTTTATGCGGATGAATTAGAGCGGATGATGAAAGAAACGGAAAAAATACAAAGCTTTATTACTTGGCTTTTTTAG